GCCCACAACGCCAGCAGCCACGAGCAATTTCTTATTGGGGGCTACGGGATTAACGGGCAGGGTGGCGTAGGAAATGACGCGGGCATTCCCGACGTTCTGGTTTTCGGCAATTCGGACTTCTTGGAGGTTTCTTAACAGGATTTGGTAAGCGGATTGAGCCGCATCGAGTTGTCGCTGGAGGTCGCGCTGTTGCTGCTCTAGACGCGGTAGGGCATTGGCGCGATCGCGATAGCTGCCTTGCGCCCTCACTAAGGCGCTGACGTTACTCCCTAACCCCAACCGTTGTACTTCCGCATTCACTAAATCGGCGGTTAGCTGCTGTTGCAGTTCGCCAATTTGCAAATCTCGTCGATCCACCGCTTGATTGTTGCCCAAAACCTGGGCGACGCGCTCTTGAAGCAGATCGCTTAATGCGGCTTCTCGACGTTCGAGATTAGTAATAATCGGGTGCTGAGATTGGTAGCGAGTCCGTTGAACGGCTAATTGATCCTGGACTTTCTGGTATTCGGTTAAAACTTGTTGAATTGCGGCTGACTGACTCAACGTATTGATCGCTAGTGCTTGTTGCGGGTTCAGCCCCATTTGACTTTGCAAGGCTTGGCTGCGAGCCGTCGCGTCTTCATATTGCGCTTGGGCTTTAATTACCTCGCTATCGAGGTTAGAAATCGAAATCACCGCAGAGGTGGCTTCATCTTGCAGGGAAACAACGCTATTTTCCTCTTTAAAGGCGCGGAGGGCTGCTTCGGCTTGGCGCACGGTTTCTTCGGTGTCTGGAAGCTGCTGCATGATGAATTCGCGAGCCGCCGTTGCTTCCCGACGGTTCACCAAAATATTGTTATTGATGTAGACATCCATCAATTTGTTAACTGCATCAGCCGCCTCTTTGGGATACTGGCTTTTAAAGGCAATCATTAATACATCTGTCCCCTCAATCTTTTTGACATTGAGCTGGGACAGAAAATCGCCGGGAGGAATGAACTTGCCCTGATCGTCGCGGAAATTCAAAGCCTCCACAGTTTCTTTGACAATGGGCATGGAGCTAATCACTTCCGCTTCAGTATCCAAGGGGTTATTGAATTGGGTCAAGGTGTCTAGCTGACCAATTTTCGCTCCGGCATCGGTAACGAGTGCAGAGGTTGTGTTTTGCTTTTTAAATAACAACTTGCCTTGGGCTTCATAAACCGGATCGGCCGTTGCTGCTTTATAGGTCGCGAGGGTGACAATCAATGCAAAAACACTTGATGCAGGTAGCCAGTGTCGCTTGAGTACCAGCCAGTATTTCTGAAAATCTATGCCTTCAGTGTAATCGGTAGAGTCCATGAAACATCCCTTGAGGAGGCTCTCGTGTCTATTTTGGCTTAATTACCTGCTAGATCGCCACGCAGTTTATACTTGATTGACTATCGCGATCCTAAATGAGTTGCAAACCAAGCAGGGACTTAAGTCCCTCGTTTGCTAAGGCATTCACAATCTATTGGCGATTAATCGCCTTGCACCCTTAATGTTTGCGAACGACTCAACGCTATACTAACCATTTTTAGATGCCATTGAGTGCTTGAGACTGTTAAAGATCGCGATCGCAGTTGCTCCCCAATCGAAGGATTGAACCAGCGGAACCCCAGTCCCAATCGGGTAGCTATTATAGCTTTTCTCGCTGCCCAGTTTGGGTAAACTTACCCTAGCCAAGCGCCCCACCGGCTGGAGATCGGCAAGGGTCTACCCCAAAGGAATCGTTAATCTCTAACTCCGATGGCTCTGGCTTTGATATATGATAGGCATCTTGTTTACCTTTTTTGCTCTGTTGCCGAAAAACTCCACCCATGCAACTGCACGATTCCTTGCGTCGGACGAAGATTGTTGCCACGATTGGTCCTGCAACCAGTCAACCAGATGTTCTCCGCAGTCTTATTGAAGCGGGTGCCACCACGCTGCGACTCAATTTTTCCCACGGCACCCATGAAGATCATCAACGCTCGATTCGCCTGATTCGGCAGATTTCTTTTGAGCTGAATCAACCTGTAGGCATTCTCCAAGACTTGCAAGGCCCCAAAATTCGTCTCGGCCGCTTTGAGAATGGGTCAATTTTAGTCAATAAAGGCGATCGCTTCACGCTGACCAGCAATCCCATGATTGGGAACCAAGCCATCAGTTCTGTCACCTACGAACCCCTAGCCGATGAAGTTCCTGTCGATGCCACCATTCTGCTCGATGACGGCCGGGTGGAGATGCTGGTTGAAGAAGTAGACCAAGGCAGCCGACAATTACATTGTCGCGTCGTCGTTGGGGGCGTCCTCTCTAACAACAAAGGCGTTAACTTCCCAGGCGTCTACCTCTCCATTAAAGCCTTAACCGAAAAAGACCGAGAAGATTTAAGATTTGGTCTCAATCAAGGGATTGACTGGGTAGCGCTTTCCTTTGTCCGCAACCCGCAAGATGTCCTCGAAATTAAAGAACTCATCTTTAACGCGGGTAAACAAATTCCCGTCATCGTCAAAATCGAAAAACACGAAGCCATCGAGCAAATGGACGCTATTTTAAGCCTCTCCGATGGCGTCATGGTGGCTCGCGGAGATTTGGGCGTTGAACTGCCCGCCGAAGATGTCCCTATTTTACAGAAACGCTTAATTACAACAGCGAACCGCCTGGGAATTCCAGTAATTACAGCCACTCAAATGCTGGATAGCATGGTTCACTCGCCCCGTCCAACCCGCGCGGAGATTTCTGACGTGGCTAATGCGATTCTAGATGGTACGGATGCCGTCATGCTTTCCAACGAAACGGCGGTGGGGAAACATCCCGTAGAAGCAGTGGCAACAATGGCCCGGATTGCAATTCGCACTGAGCGAGAAATGAAGGCGCATCAAGCCCATCCGAATACGCGCCGTTCAATCCCCAATTCGATTTCTCAAGCCGTGAGCCGCATTGCCGAACAATTGGAAGCCAGTGCAATTATGACCCTGACGAAAACCGGGGCTACTGCGCGGAATGTTTCCAAGTTTCGTCCCAAAAAACCGATTCTGGCGGTGACTCCCCATGTCGATGTGGCGCGTCGCTTGCAACTGGTTTGGGGGGTTACGCCCTTATTGGTGTTAGATTTGGCTTCGACGAATCAAACCTTCCAAGCGGCTTTAGGGGTGGCTCAAGAAAAGTATTTGTTGCAGGAAGGCGATCTAGTGGTCATGACTGCCGGGACTTTACAGGGCGTTCCCGGTTCAACAGATTTAATTAAGGTGGAAGTTGTAACCGCCGTTTTATGCAGTGGAACGGGGGTAGGACAGGGGTTTGTCAGCGGTCGGGCGAGGATTGCTCATAATGGCATTGATGTCACTCACTTTAATCCCGGTGAGATTTTAGTCGCCCCTTCAACCAGTGCTGATTTTGTGGATGCGATCCGCAAGGCGGCGGGTGTGGTGACAGAAGAAGAGAGTTTAACTAGCCATGCGGTGGTGATTGGTTTGCGCTTGGGAATTCCGGTGATGGTGGGTGTGAAACGGGCAACAGAAGTGATTCGCGATGGCTCAATGCTGACGCTGGATTTACAGCGCGGTTTGGTTTACTCCGGTGCGATTGGTCCATCTTAGGGGATGGGCTTGGGCAACAGCAGTGCTGAATAGAGGTCGCTCTTTGGGTTGATTGAGGGCGATCGCGCTCGGATACACAATAAAACTATTCCGCGATCGCGTTCGGTACTCTCCCATGAATCTCATCACCCGAATCGGCTTAACTTTAGCAGCTCTTGCTTCGATGGGCATTCACGCTCATTTTGCCAAAGCTGTGCAACTTGCCGATGGCAGCACCCATTTTGTTCAACCCCCCCGCCTATTGTCTGCCAGTACAAGCTTTAATACGGTTAACGTATGGCACGCTAGCTATGATTTCACCCTAGATTTGCCTGAGAATGCAGGCGAACCCTTGCAGCGCGTCACCATTGCTTTGCGGGAGGGGGGAGATTTTCCTCAATTTTTCCTTCAAGAAAGCCGCGCCTTTGCAGGAGGTTCTTCCCGGCGGGGTCAAGCTTTAAATTTGCAAGGCGTCACTCAAGACCGTCAATCGCAAAGTCTAACCGTTATCTTCGATCCGCCCGTAACACCAGGTCAAACCGTCACCATTCGCCTGTATCCGATTCGCAACCCGCGCTTTGGGGGCGTTTATCTGTTTGGCGTGACTGCTTTTCCACCGGGAGAACAGGCGCGGGGTCAGTTTTTAGGCTACGGACGCTTGCACTTTTATGAGGGCGATCGCTTCTGGTATTAATCGATTTTGAGCTAGCCACTGTAACCGTTAGCCGTTAGATTAACTATGAAAGTTCAATTTTACGGCGCAGACAACATAAATATTCATGGAATTTCTGACGATCCTGCTTTCGGGTTTGCTCCTATTGGCTTCTCCCATTGGCTTAGTGGTCGATCGGGTGGGGGAACGGCTGATTCGCTCTCAGTTTGAACGTATCGAACAGCTTGAAGTCCGAGTCGATAACCCTCCAAGCCATCAATTATTACAAGGGAAGGTTGAACGCATCCAAATTGCAGGACGCGGACTCTGGCTGCAACCGGATATTCGACTCGCGGCGGTGGATATTGAAACCGATCCCATCGATCTCGATCTGCCTCAGTTGCGCGAACGGTTAAGACAGCGAGATTTTTCATTTTTAGAACGACCGATCCAAGCTGGAATTCGTCTGGCTCTGAGCGAAGAGGATATCAACCGGGCATTGCGATCGCCTGCTGTCACCAATCGCCTGCGAACAGCGGCTAGCCAATTGCTTCCCGGTCCAATGGGCGCTCAAGTCAACCGCTATGAAATCCTCGCCCCTCAAGTAGAATTCTTAGGAAATAATCGCTTTCGCATCCAGGTTAATTTACAAGAACAGGGAACGGCAACAACCCCGATTACGCTAACCGCAGAAACGGGTTTAGGGACGATTGGCGGACGGAAACTTCAACTTCTGAACCCTCGTCTAGAATTAAATGGCACTCCCGTTCCAGAACTCTTTGTTAATTTACTAACAGAAGGGGTTAATCGACGCCTCGACTTGCAAGTGCTAGAGGCTTCAGGAATTACAGCGCGGCTTTTACAGGTAGAGGTCAATCCGGAACAAATGGAAATGGCTGCGTTTGTAAGATTAGCTCCGCCTTCCCGTTAAGCTTTGCGCTTTCGTTGACGGTACAATCCGCCTTGCTCAATCATCGGTTTTAGGAGGATCTTTATGCAAGATCAAAAACCCCATCGCAATATTTCTCAAGGCGCAATTATTGCTGTTTCTGCTCTCATGCTGGCTGTAGGCGCAGGAACGGCATTCTGGGCGATCAATACGCGCCAAGACCCATCGCCTTCACCCGCACCGACGGCTCAAGCCAGCCCCACTCCCGGAGAACAGCCCGTAACGCCTGTCCAGGAAACCGTACAAGTGTACTGGATTCGAGATACGGGGAGTAGTTTTCAGCTTACTCCCAAGCCGGTTGCCGTGCAATCTGGCGTGCAAAATGAGAGCGATCGCCTCGCGACCGCCTTTAATCATCTCCTATCCGAACCGGATAGTCCCGCCGATACCTCCGCAATTCCCCCAGGAACGCAGCTACGCGGGGTTGAGGTTAGAAATGATGGCGTGTATGTTAATCTCTCTCAGGAGTTTACTCAGGGTGGCGGTAGCGCCTCTATGAGCGGCCGCGTGTGGCAGGTGGTCTACACGGCTACTGCAACTGCGCCTAATCGACCGGTCTGGATTTTAGTCGAAGGGCAGCCGATTGAGTATCTAGGGGGTGAAGGGCTAACGCTCGATCAGCCTTTGACTCGTGCCAGTGTCGAGCGAGATTTCCCAATTTAATCCCTTGAAGGGGGTGACTCAGGTTCTTCCTGAGTTCCCCCACTTATTTTTTTGCCGTTAAGCTAAAATCGCGAAAATGACGCGCTTGCTGTTCGATGCGAGTGGCAAGGCGATCGCACACCAGATTGCAAAGCTCAAAAATGAGTTCGTCTTTAACGCTGTAGTAAGCAGAGGTTCCCTCGGTTCGGCGGTGCAAAATCCCGGCTTGGAGCATGACCTTGAGGTGTTTTGAGACGTTTGCTTGACTCGTTTGGGTAGCTTCCACTAAGTCTTGTACGCATTTTTCACCATTGCGAAGTAAGTTTAGGATTTTTAGGCGCATTGGTTCAGCCAGTACGCTGAAATACTCAGCGACTTGTTGCAGAACTTCTTGCGGTACAGGCTGCATGGGTTCCATAGCCACTCTCTACTGATCATCAAGCCGATCCCCAAATTTTAACAGCCAATGTCCAAATCTTAATAGAAGGTGTTTTGGCTTCGCTTGGGGCGGAGACTGCAATTTCAGACAGGCTGCTAAATTAAACGGAGAAACCTGCTGTTTCATCAGATACAAATCTCTAGCAGATTTATCAGTAATCTAAAAGTTAAATTATTTATGAACTCAAGCTTATCGAAATTTCTTTATTTAAAGATTAGTCATAATAGGTCTTTTGTCCCGCAACCCGATTGCTGGCTGCAATCCACTCAAGCGCGATCGCACTTTAGGCAGGTTTCGTCTCAAACAACCCCAGTTTAGCCAGCAATGGGCAGTAATGCTGAATAGAAAAACTGCAAGCGCTCAACACTCTTGAAAATGATGCCAGAACAACACAAAGCGGCGGAGGAAACGGTCAAAGTCGGGATCTTACATTCTTTGAGCGGTACAATGGCGATTAGCGAGCAATCGCTCAAAGATGCTCAACTGATGGCGATCGCGCAAATTAACGCCTCTGGGGGCGTGCTAGGGCGGCAAATTGAGCCAATCATTGAAGATGGCGCTTCCGATCCAGCAATCTTTGCTCAACGAGCGCGCCAGCTTCTCCAAGAATGCGGCGTGACTACCTTATTCGGCGGTTGGACTTCTGCGACTCGTAAAGCCGTTTTACCCGTTCTTGAAGAATTTAATGCCCTGCTTTGGTATCCCGTAGAATACGAGGGGCTAGAATGTTCGCGTCAAATTTTTTACAGTGGATTATGTCCCAATCAGCAAGTTGAACCGACTATCCAATGGTTGTTAGATAATCAGGGCAAGCGATTTTATTTGGTAGGCTCAGACTACGTTTTTCCCCGAACGGTCAATAAGCTGATCAAAGCCCAACTCAAGCATTTTGGCGGTACTTTGCTGGGTGAAGAATATACGCCCCTAGGAACTACTGATTTTACAGAAATTATTGAACAAATTCAAAACATTCAGCCAGATGTAGTTTTTAATACGCTGAATGGAGATAGCAATCTTGCTTTTTATCAACAGTATAAAGAATTTGGAATTTCTGCCGAAAAAATTCCAATTATGGCGATTAGCGTCGCCGAAGAAGAATTGCGACGAATGCCTCCAGATGTGGCAACGGGACATTATGCTGCATGGAGTTATTTTCAAAGCTTAGAGTTAAAAGAAAATCAGCAGTTTGTTCAAAGTTTTAAAAAACAATATGGCACAGATCGCGTCACTAGCGATTCAATTCAGTCCGCTTACGCTCAAGTCTTTTTATGGAAACAAGCGGTAGAGACTGCACAATCGTTTGCGGTAGACGATGTGCGCCAAGCGGCTTACGGTCAAACCTTTCACGGGCCGAGCGGGATTGTTAAAATTGAGCCAAACCATCACCTTTCTAAAGCTTGTCGGATTGGTAAAATTTTGCCCAATGGTCAGTTTCAAACTATTTATACCAGTCCAGACTTAATTAAGCCATTGCCTTGGTTGGGAATGGAAGAATTAGAAGGAACAGTTTCTCCAGTTATTATTGATATGCTGGCAGAAGTTTCTCAAGCGATTGAATATAACTGTCAGCTCGAACAAAAGTCTCGCGAAGTGGCGATCGCTAATCAGGAATTGATAGCGGCAAACGAGCGCTTGCAGCAAACCCAAGAACAATTACGACATCGGACTAATCAGTTTAGGAAGTTAGTTCAGCAATCGGAAGTGTTTAAGCGTCGCCTATCCAGCCAAATTCGCAATTCCCTAGATATTGATACGATTGTGTGGACGGCTGTTGCTGAGATTCGCGAGTTGCTGCAAATCGATCGCTGTCAGTTTTTTTGGTGTAGAAATCAAGACCTTTCTTTAGAACAAACCTTAAGTCACGAAGCATTAGGGGGCAATTCTTTATTATCCCTAGAAAAATGTTACCAATTTGAGTTAGGTCATGAGTGTTGCGAGTTGCCCTACGTAGCTGCACGCGATGACAATCGTTTGCAAGCGATTGAGCTTTTGGGAGAGCGAATTCTCGAACAAAGTTTACTGAAACTGGATGATGTTACTACGACTCACCAACTCGATGCGAATAGCAAAGTTGCGCTTTTAGA
The sequence above is drawn from the Desertifilum tharense IPPAS B-1220 genome and encodes:
- a CDS encoding polysaccharide biosynthesis tyrosine autokinase, producing MDSTDYTEGIDFQKYWLVLKRHWLPASSVFALIVTLATYKAATADPVYEAQGKLLFKKQNTTSALVTDAGAKIGQLDTLTQFNNPLDTEAEVISSMPIVKETVEALNFRDDQGKFIPPGDFLSQLNVKKIEGTDVLMIAFKSQYPKEAADAVNKLMDVYINNNILVNRREATAAREFIMQQLPDTEETVRQAEAALRAFKEENSVVSLQDEATSAVISISNLDSEVIKAQAQYEDATARSQALQSQMGLNPQQALAINTLSQSAAIQQVLTEYQKVQDQLAVQRTRYQSQHPIITNLERREAALSDLLQERVAQVLGNNQAVDRRDLQIGELQQQLTADLVNAEVQRLGLGSNVSALVRAQGSYRDRANALPRLEQQQRDLQRQLDAAQSAYQILLRNLQEVRIAENQNVGNARVISYATLPVNPVAPNKKLLVAAGVVGGSMLYVLTAFLLELMDPSIKTAKELRMLFRYTLLGMIPATKKRFGFLGFSSRREIPLLPTRDQPTTYTSEAYRTLQANLKFISPDREIRIIVVTSAVSQEGKSTVAANLAVATAQLGRRVLLIDGDMRHSTQHQIWNLTNVAGLSDVIANQAKFNIAVREVMENLDVLPSGATPPNPLALIDSKRMASLLEEFRDNYEFIIIDTPPFLLVADALALGKMTDGLLLVTRPGIIDTASAGGAREILAQSGQNVLGLVVNGVSAGSEPDGAFQRVKAYHKGKYKDAAIKKVTVPSESSSDPSFPDWDR
- the pyk gene encoding pyruvate kinase, with translation MQLHDSLRRTKIVATIGPATSQPDVLRSLIEAGATTLRLNFSHGTHEDHQRSIRLIRQISFELNQPVGILQDLQGPKIRLGRFENGSILVNKGDRFTLTSNPMIGNQAISSVTYEPLADEVPVDATILLDDGRVEMLVEEVDQGSRQLHCRVVVGGVLSNNKGVNFPGVYLSIKALTEKDREDLRFGLNQGIDWVALSFVRNPQDVLEIKELIFNAGKQIPVIVKIEKHEAIEQMDAILSLSDGVMVARGDLGVELPAEDVPILQKRLITTANRLGIPVITATQMLDSMVHSPRPTRAEISDVANAILDGTDAVMLSNETAVGKHPVEAVATMARIAIRTEREMKAHQAHPNTRRSIPNSISQAVSRIAEQLEASAIMTLTKTGATARNVSKFRPKKPILAVTPHVDVARRLQLVWGVTPLLVLDLASTNQTFQAALGVAQEKYLLQEGDLVVMTAGTLQGVPGSTDLIKVEVVTAVLCSGTGVGQGFVSGRARIAHNGIDVTHFNPGEILVAPSTSADFVDAIRKAAGVVTEEESLTSHAVVIGLRLGIPVMVGVKRATEVIRDGSMLTLDLQRGLVYSGAIGPS
- a CDS encoding DUF2808 domain-containing protein, with translation MGIHAHFAKAVQLADGSTHFVQPPRLLSASTSFNTVNVWHASYDFTLDLPENAGEPLQRVTIALREGGDFPQFFLQESRAFAGGSSRRGQALNLQGVTQDRQSQSLTVIFDPPVTPGQTVTIRLYPIRNPRFGGVYLFGVTAFPPGEQARGQFLGYGRLHFYEGDRFWY
- a CDS encoding DUF2993 domain-containing protein, which translates into the protein MEFLTILLSGLLLLASPIGLVVDRVGERLIRSQFERIEQLEVRVDNPPSHQLLQGKVERIQIAGRGLWLQPDIRLAAVDIETDPIDLDLPQLRERLRQRDFSFLERPIQAGIRLALSEEDINRALRSPAVTNRLRTAASQLLPGPMGAQVNRYEILAPQVEFLGNNRFRIQVNLQEQGTATTPITLTAETGLGTIGGRKLQLLNPRLELNGTPVPELFVNLLTEGVNRRLDLQVLEASGITARLLQVEVNPEQMEMAAFVRLAPPSR
- a CDS encoding GerMN domain-containing protein — translated: MQDQKPHRNISQGAIIAVSALMLAVGAGTAFWAINTRQDPSPSPAPTAQASPTPGEQPVTPVQETVQVYWIRDTGSSFQLTPKPVAVQSGVQNESDRLATAFNHLLSEPDSPADTSAIPPGTQLRGVEVRNDGVYVNLSQEFTQGGGSASMSGRVWQVVYTATATAPNRPVWILVEGQPIEYLGGEGLTLDQPLTRASVERDFPI
- a CDS encoding helix-turn-helix transcriptional regulator encodes the protein MEPMQPVPQEVLQQVAEYFSVLAEPMRLKILNLLRNGEKCVQDLVEATQTSQANVSKHLKVMLQAGILHRRTEGTSAYYSVKDELIFELCNLVCDRLATRIEQQARHFRDFSLTAKK
- the urtA gene encoding urea ABC transporter substrate-binding protein; its protein translation is MMPEQHKAAEETVKVGILHSLSGTMAISEQSLKDAQLMAIAQINASGGVLGRQIEPIIEDGASDPAIFAQRARQLLQECGVTTLFGGWTSATRKAVLPVLEEFNALLWYPVEYEGLECSRQIFYSGLCPNQQVEPTIQWLLDNQGKRFYLVGSDYVFPRTVNKLIKAQLKHFGGTLLGEEYTPLGTTDFTEIIEQIQNIQPDVVFNTLNGDSNLAFYQQYKEFGISAEKIPIMAISVAEEELRRMPPDVATGHYAAWSYFQSLELKENQQFVQSFKKQYGTDRVTSDSIQSAYAQVFLWKQAVETAQSFAVDDVRQAAYGQTFHGPSGIVKIEPNHHLSKACRIGKILPNGQFQTIYTSPDLIKPLPWLGMEELEGTVSPVIIDMLAEVSQAIEYNCQLEQKSREVAIANQELIAANERLQQTQEQLRHRTNQFRKLVQQSEVFKRRLSSQIRNSLDIDTIVWTAVAEIRELLQIDRCQFFWCRNQDLSLEQTLSHEALGGNSLLSLEKCYQFELGHECCELPYVAARDDNRLQAIELLGERILEQSLLKLDDVTTTHQLDANSKVALLEIGVRSLLAITVQTRSGDLGVVMCQHESSDRPWKISEVELLNAVADQIAIAIDQAKLYEESRRTAALATAQAEQLQQALHNLQQTQAQLVQTEKLSALGHLLAGVAHEINNPVSFIYGNLTFANEYARDLLELVKLYQEHYPDPVEPIQDYRDNIDLEFLMQDLPQMLSSMKVGADRIREIVLSLRTFSRSDRGKMQQVNLHEGIESTLVILQNQLKPKSHRPAIEVVKEYGNLPSVECYAGQLNQVFMNILSNAIDALEESLLERPLSVVGSSDRHSEYNGKSPLEKPPTIWIRTQISRPHYVSITIADNGPGMPEAIQTQLFDPFFTTKPVGKGTGLGLSISYQIIVEKHKGQLWCKSQPGQGTEFLIEIPVSQQISRSF